One region of Dokdonia sp. 4H-3-7-5 genomic DNA includes:
- a CDS encoding HYC_CC_PP family protein gives MKLFLHKSMAIFMACVVLVTTTSFTVDMHYCGENLVDFSLFSKAEGCGMEKAQPVKSCENPKMTEKSCCSDEQIVKEGKDDLKIFFDTLSFEQQTFIAVFTYSYINLFEGTESEEVPFEDYPRPFVKRDVQVLHQTFLI, from the coding sequence ATGAAACTATTTCTTCACAAATCAATGGCAATCTTTATGGCTTGCGTGGTGCTCGTAACCACGACGTCATTCACCGTGGATATGCACTATTGTGGGGAAAACTTGGTCGATTTCAGTTTATTCTCAAAGGCTGAAGGTTGTGGAATGGAAAAAGCGCAACCCGTAAAAAGTTGTGAGAATCCTAAAATGACTGAAAAATCCTGTTGTTCTGATGAACAAATAGTCAAGGAAGGCAAGGACGACCTTAAAATATTTTTTGATACCCTTTCATTTGAGCAGCAAACGTTCATCGCTGTTTTTACCTATTCTTATATAAACCTTTTTGAAGGAACCGAATCTGAGGAAGTTCCTTTTGAAGATTACCCGCGACCCTTTGTCAAACGGGATGTGCAAGTGCTGCACCAGACTTTCTTAATTTGA
- a CDS encoding efflux RND transporter permease subunit — protein sequence MLNKSIKFLIENKLVAVLLLALFVGWGVVNAPFNWETGFLPTDPVAVDAIPDIGENQQIVFTKWQGRSPQDIEDQITYPLTTSLLGIPGVKTIRSSSMFGFSSIYIIFEEDIEFYWSRSRILEKLNSLPANLLPDGVNPSLGPDATGLGQIFWYTLEGRDKDDNVTGGWDLQELRSIQDYYVKYGLSSASGVSEVASIGGYVQEYQVDIDPEKMRQYNVSMGDVVKAVKQSNQDIGAQTLEINQAEYLVRGLGYVKSIADIESAVVDSENFTSIRIKDVANVHLGPATRRGILDKEGAEVVGGVVVARYGANPLEVINNVKAQIAEISSGLPTKTLADGRTSQVTIVPFYDRTELIQETLDTLNEALTLEILITILVIIIMVFNLRASILISGLLPVAVLMVFITMKLFNVDANIVALSGIAIAIGTMVDVGVILAENMIRHLEDEKLRLNENGKEYSTNEIIYNATAEISGAILTAVLTTIISFLPVFTMIGAEGKLFRPLAFTKTMALTASLIIALFIIPPIAAFLFRKTSVRERTQYAINGTLVLLGILAIVYGFWLGLILIAFAITSFLKVRGTLSRKRKNLIDIIISSVAIVFLLATYWRPLGFDRSIVMNLIFVSIICFGLLGVFSIFRIYYGRILRWALQNRYLFLIVPATVLTLGILIMRNTGKEFMPALNEGSFLLMPTSLPHAGVEENKRVLQQLDMAVASIPEIETVVGKAGRTESALDPAPLSMYENVIQYKSEYMRNSSGKRQRYKVNDDGLFVLKNNKFIINPNNEIDEDVNYEKASLKTTATRNDLIEDEDGEYYRNWRPDIESPDDIWNEIVRVTKLPGVTSAPKLQPIETRLVMLQTGMRAPMGIKVKGPDLKSIENFGLQLEDILKQAEGVKEQAVFADRIVGKPYLLIDIKRDQLARYGISIMDVQEILQVAVGGMPLTQTVEGRERYAVRVRYPRELRANPDDLRKIYVPVEKGSPVPLGELVEIRYEQGPQVIKSEDTFLIGYVLFDKLDGFAEVDVVENAQALIQENIDNGLLVVPQGVSYRFTGTYENQLRAEKTLSVVVPLCLLVIFLILYFQFRSVSTSLMVFTAIAVAFAGGFIMIWLYGQDWFFNFSFFGENLRDLFNMKTINLSVAVWVGFIALFGIATDDGVVMATYLDQSFKSNEPDSQKGIRLATLEAAGKRIRPCLMTTVTTVLALLPVLTSTGKGSDIMIPMAIPIFGGMIIDVTSYFLLPVLYSWKKEYQLKRANR from the coding sequence ATGCTGAATAAGAGCATTAAATTTCTCATAGAAAACAAACTTGTTGCCGTTCTACTGCTCGCCCTATTTGTGGGTTGGGGCGTGGTCAATGCGCCTTTTAATTGGGAAACTGGCTTTTTGCCAACAGACCCAGTTGCCGTGGATGCCATACCTGATATTGGCGAAAACCAACAGATTGTTTTTACCAAGTGGCAAGGTCGCTCGCCACAGGATATCGAAGACCAAATTACATATCCACTTACCACTTCCCTTCTGGGTATTCCAGGCGTGAAAACCATCCGTAGTTCGTCTATGTTCGGATTTTCGAGCATCTATATCATTTTTGAAGAAGACATTGAGTTCTATTGGTCACGCAGTCGCATACTTGAAAAGCTGAACTCACTACCAGCAAACCTTTTACCCGATGGTGTCAACCCATCATTAGGTCCAGATGCCACAGGTTTGGGACAGATATTTTGGTACACGTTGGAAGGTCGTGATAAAGATGACAACGTAACTGGTGGTTGGGATTTACAGGAATTGCGTAGCATACAAGATTATTATGTGAAGTACGGATTATCGTCTGCAAGTGGTGTTTCTGAAGTGGCTTCCATTGGTGGATATGTTCAGGAATATCAAGTGGATATCGACCCAGAAAAAATGCGCCAATATAATGTGAGTATGGGCGATGTGGTCAAAGCCGTAAAGCAGAGCAATCAAGATATAGGCGCACAAACGCTCGAAATCAATCAAGCAGAATATCTCGTGCGCGGATTAGGTTACGTAAAGTCTATCGCAGACATTGAAAGTGCGGTTGTAGATTCTGAAAATTTCACTTCCATCCGTATCAAAGATGTGGCTAATGTTCATTTAGGACCAGCAACAAGACGTGGCATTCTCGATAAGGAAGGTGCCGAAGTCGTAGGTGGTGTTGTAGTCGCTCGCTATGGGGCAAATCCGCTGGAAGTTATCAATAATGTGAAGGCACAAATTGCCGAAATAAGTTCTGGACTTCCTACAAAAACCTTGGCAGATGGTCGCACTTCGCAAGTTACCATCGTACCATTTTACGACCGTACAGAACTCATTCAAGAAACGCTGGACACGCTCAACGAAGCACTCACGCTGGAAATTCTCATAACCATTCTGGTCATTATCATAATGGTGTTCAATCTACGTGCATCCATCCTTATTTCAGGATTGTTGCCCGTGGCCGTTTTGATGGTTTTTATCACGATGAAGCTCTTTAATGTAGATGCAAATATCGTTGCGCTTTCAGGTATCGCCATTGCCATCGGTACAATGGTGGACGTGGGCGTGATACTTGCCGAAAATATGATTCGGCATTTGGAAGATGAAAAGTTACGCCTTAATGAAAACGGTAAGGAATACAGCACAAACGAAATTATCTACAACGCAACTGCCGAAATTTCTGGTGCTATACTAACAGCTGTACTAACTACCATTATCAGTTTCCTGCCCGTATTCACTATGATTGGTGCCGAAGGAAAACTGTTCCGTCCGCTTGCCTTTACTAAAACAATGGCACTCACAGCATCGCTCATCATTGCGCTGTTTATTATTCCACCCATCGCGGCATTCCTATTTCGCAAAACGAGTGTACGGGAACGCACCCAATATGCCATCAACGGCACACTTGTTTTATTGGGGATTCTCGCCATCGTTTACGGCTTTTGGTTAGGACTAATTCTTATCGCCTTTGCCATCACATCATTTTTAAAGGTGCGTGGTACGCTTTCGCGAAAGCGTAAAAACCTAATCGACATTATCATTTCATCGGTTGCCATCGTGTTTTTGCTCGCGACCTACTGGCGACCATTGGGCTTTGACCGAAGCATAGTGATGAACCTGATATTTGTTTCCATTATCTGTTTTGGACTGCTCGGTGTATTCTCAATTTTCAGGATATACTACGGGCGTATTCTGCGATGGGCACTTCAGAACCGATATCTATTCTTAATCGTTCCGGCTACGGTGCTCACGCTCGGTATTCTCATAATGCGAAATACGGGCAAAGAGTTTATGCCAGCACTTAACGAAGGTTCATTTCTGCTAATGCCTACATCCTTGCCACACGCAGGTGTTGAAGAAAACAAACGTGTGTTGCAACAGCTCGATATGGCGGTGGCAAGCATCCCTGAAATTGAAACTGTAGTAGGAAAAGCTGGAAGAACAGAAAGCGCGCTTGACCCAGCACCACTCTCGATGTACGAAAACGTCATTCAGTATAAATCTGAATATATGCGAAATAGCTCTGGCAAGCGACAACGCTATAAGGTCAATGACGATGGATTGTTTGTACTGAAGAACAATAAATTCATCATCAACCCTAATAATGAGATAGATGAAGATGTGAACTATGAAAAAGCTTCGCTCAAGACTACTGCCACACGCAATGATTTGATTGAAGATGAAGATGGCGAATACTATCGCAACTGGCGACCAGACATCGAAAGTCCAGATGATATTTGGAACGAAATTGTACGAGTGACCAAATTACCAGGCGTGACATCGGCACCCAAGTTACAACCCATCGAAACCCGATTAGTAATGTTACAAACGGGAATGCGAGCACCAATGGGCATCAAGGTAAAAGGTCCCGATTTAAAGTCCATTGAAAACTTTGGACTACAACTGGAAGACATCCTAAAACAAGCCGAAGGCGTTAAAGAACAAGCCGTCTTTGCAGACCGAATCGTGGGTAAACCGTACTTGCTCATAGATATTAAGCGAGACCAACTGGCACGCTATGGTATTTCTATAATGGATGTGCAGGAAATTCTTCAAGTGGCAGTTGGTGGTATGCCACTCACACAAACTGTGGAAGGTCGTGAGCGTTATGCCGTTCGGGTTCGTTATCCAAGAGAATTACGAGCAAATCCAGACGACTTGCGTAAGATTTATGTTCCCGTTGAGAAAGGAAGTCCTGTACCGTTGGGTGAATTGGTTGAAATTCGATACGAACAAGGACCACAAGTCATTAAAAGTGAAGACACTTTTCTAATCGGCTATGTGCTGTTTGATAAACTCGATGGCTTTGCAGAAGTAGATGTGGTAGAAAATGCCCAAGCCTTAATCCAAGAAAACATAGACAACGGTTTGCTGGTCGTGCCACAAGGTGTGAGCTATCGTTTTACGGGAACGTATGAAAATCAGTTACGGGCAGAAAAAACCTTATCGGTTGTCGTACCACTTTGTTTGCTGGTTATTTTCTTGATTTTGTATTTCCAATTCAGGTCAGTTTCCACATCGCTTATGGTATTTACCGCCATTGCCGTAGCCTTTGCAGGTGGTTTCATAATGATTTGGTTGTATGGGCAAGATTGGTTTTTCAATTTCAGCTTTTTTGGCGAGAATCTACGGGACTTGTTCAATATGAAAACCATCAATTTAAGTGTGGCTGTTTGGGTAGGTTTTATTGCCCTTTTTGGTATCGCCACAGATGATGGTGTGGTAATGGCCACCTATTTAGACCAATCCTTCAAAAGCAATGAGCCAGATTCTCAAAAAGGCATAAGGCTCGCCACTTTGGAAGCGGCTGGAAAACGCATACGTCCGTGTTTGATGACAACCGTAACCACAGTTTTGGCACTACTACCAGTACTCACATCCACAGGAAAGGGAAGCGATATAATGATACCGATGGCGATTCCCATTTTTGGCGGAATGATAATCGATGTTACGTCCTATTTCTTACTGCCAGTCTTATACAGCTGGAAAAAGGAATACCAACTTAAAAGAGCAAACAGATGA
- a CDS encoding TolC family protein, whose amino-acid sequence MKKLKYILVFLFVSAFAKAQQLQSYIQEAEANNPEIQAFELRYNIAEEKVNEANWIPNTEVSAGYFVSEPETRVGAQRARIGVKQMLPWFGTITARENYATAMADAEYVEITIAKRKLALSVAQSYYRLYSIRAKQAVLDENIKLLETYERLALTSVEVGKASAVDVLRLQIRQNELQQQKEVLEEEFTAEQTAFNNLLNRESMMTVDVVPEMEIPQEDPFYDNEALTLNPELLKYDKLYESVAQSELLNQRESLPMIGFGVDYLPVTERSDVNFSDNGKDVLMPMLSVSIPIFNNRYKSISKQNELRQQEIVTQREQRLNVLESAFAKAQSQRNQARIKFNTQAKNLKQAKDAEQILIKNYETGTIDFNDVLDIQELQLKFQMNQIESVQMYYVQQSIINYLIQ is encoded by the coding sequence ATGAAGAAATTAAAATATATACTGGTGTTTTTGTTTGTTTCCGCTTTCGCGAAAGCGCAACAATTACAATCCTACATTCAGGAAGCCGAAGCCAACAATCCAGAAATTCAAGCCTTTGAATTGCGCTACAACATCGCCGAAGAAAAGGTAAACGAAGCCAACTGGATTCCCAATACCGAAGTAAGTGCCGGCTACTTTGTGAGCGAGCCTGAAACCAGAGTGGGTGCGCAACGAGCACGAATAGGCGTAAAACAGATGTTGCCGTGGTTCGGTACTATTACAGCTCGTGAAAATTATGCAACCGCAATGGCAGATGCCGAATATGTGGAAATCACGATTGCAAAACGCAAACTTGCACTTTCGGTCGCACAATCCTATTACCGTTTGTATTCCATACGTGCCAAGCAAGCCGTACTGGATGAAAACATAAAACTACTGGAAACCTATGAGCGACTTGCACTCACATCCGTAGAAGTGGGCAAAGCGAGTGCAGTAGATGTATTACGACTTCAGATACGGCAGAACGAGTTACAGCAACAAAAAGAAGTGCTGGAAGAAGAATTTACGGCAGAACAAACGGCTTTCAACAATTTGCTCAACCGCGAATCAATGATGACTGTTGACGTAGTTCCAGAAATGGAAATTCCGCAGGAAGACCCTTTTTATGACAATGAAGCGCTGACGCTAAATCCGGAACTGCTCAAATACGACAAGCTCTATGAGTCTGTGGCACAATCTGAACTGCTCAACCAGCGTGAGAGTTTGCCTATGATTGGTTTTGGTGTCGATTACTTGCCTGTTACCGAGCGTAGCGATGTCAACTTTAGTGATAATGGGAAAGATGTGTTGATGCCTATGCTGTCCGTTTCCATACCCATTTTCAACAACCGCTACAAATCCATTTCAAAACAAAATGAACTACGACAGCAAGAAATAGTAACCCAACGGGAACAGCGATTGAATGTATTGGAATCCGCTTTCGCGAAAGCGCAATCTCAACGCAACCAAGCCCGAATTAAATTTAATACCCAAGCTAAGAATTTGAAGCAAGCCAAAGATGCTGAGCAAATTCTTATCAAGAATTATGAAACGGGAACCATAGATTTTAACGATGTGCTCGATATACAGGAACTGCAATTGAAATTTCAGATGAATCAGATAGAATCGGTTCAGATGTATTACGTGCAACAATCCATAATCAATTATTTAATTCAATAG
- a CDS encoding universal stress protein, with translation MKNILVPIGSSDSAFNTLQYAIDLAQEIDANVYAISVFQEFSKAGSASKLNTVIKEESESRLEKVVNGVDHKGVSVVAHPIKGGVIEGVERFNRHVPVDLMVLSPRSNSVRDEVYLGNMTGKLVKGTDIAVLVVPEQEKFKEPANILMAFKNGNFDKKRHLDPLRKLQKHFGTELHLLHVETPESDEAMKEVSQDLKKMSASYKTTTNATTYQGVLEHFQSVEPDMLCVVRRKRGFFKKLWEKNVVLKKEFFTTKPLLILRVQ, from the coding sequence ATGAAAAATATTCTCGTTCCCATAGGTTCTTCAGATAGCGCTTTTAATACGCTTCAATATGCAATAGATCTTGCACAAGAGATTGATGCAAATGTGTATGCGATATCAGTCTTTCAAGAGTTTTCTAAAGCAGGTAGTGCTTCAAAGCTAAATACCGTTATTAAAGAAGAGTCAGAAAGTAGGCTTGAGAAGGTTGTAAATGGAGTAGATCATAAAGGAGTATCTGTAGTTGCTCACCCTATAAAAGGAGGTGTGATAGAAGGCGTAGAGCGCTTCAATAGGCACGTTCCTGTAGATCTTATGGTGTTGTCACCACGTAGTAACTCTGTGCGTGATGAGGTGTATCTGGGTAACATGACAGGGAAGCTTGTAAAAGGAACTGATATTGCTGTTTTAGTTGTTCCGGAACAAGAGAAATTTAAAGAACCTGCAAATATCTTAATGGCTTTTAAAAATGGAAATTTTGATAAAAAGCGTCATTTAGACCCATTGAGAAAGCTTCAGAAACATTTTGGGACAGAACTTCACTTACTGCACGTGGAAACTCCAGAGTCTGACGAAGCTATGAAAGAAGTATCTCAGGATCTTAAAAAAATGAGCGCGTCTTATAAAACCACAACAAATGCAACTACTTATCAAGGAGTGCTAGAACACTTCCAGTCTGTAGAGCCAGATATGTTATGTGTTGTGCGTAGAAAGCGTGGTTTCTTTAAGAAACTATGGGAGAAAAATGTTGTACTAAAGAAAGAGTTTTTTACCACAAAACCTCTTCTTATTTTAAGAGTACAATAA
- a CDS encoding GNAT family N-acetyltransferase — protein sequence MIVPAKKSEIPEILSLTRACAQEMISRNIFQWNEHYPTATAFEQDIARDELFLLKENNRIIGTIVLSTLMDDEYLDINWLTPSKNNLYIHRLAVHPDHQGEGNARKLMDFAYAFAKAHSAPSIRLDTFSQNKRNQKFYEARGYKKLGSIYFPKQSEHPFYCYERVL from the coding sequence GTGATTGTACCTGCAAAAAAATCAGAAATCCCTGAAATCCTTTCACTTACTCGTGCCTGTGCACAAGAAATGATCTCAAGGAATATTTTTCAGTGGAATGAGCATTACCCCACCGCCACTGCTTTTGAGCAAGATATTGCTCGTGATGAGCTCTTTCTTCTCAAAGAGAATAATCGCATTATAGGTACCATAGTCTTATCAACATTAATGGATGATGAGTATCTTGATATTAACTGGCTCACGCCTTCAAAAAATAATTTGTACATCCATAGGCTTGCCGTACATCCAGACCATCAAGGAGAAGGAAATGCTCGTAAACTAATGGATTTTGCATACGCTTTCGCGAAAGCGCACTCGGCGCCTTCCATACGTCTCGATACTTTTTCTCAAAATAAACGTAATCAAAAGTTCTATGAAGCTCGAGGTTATAAGAAACTAGGGAGTATCTATTTTCCGAAACAAAGTGAGCACCCATTTTACTG